CGATTCTGTCCGCGCTCCGCGACTTCAGCCACCGCCTGTGGACAACACCCGGACGACGGGGGCCGCACAATGCGACATATAGGTCATATTTACGCTTAGTCTGACATTGCGCTGTCCCCAGCGGTTGCGCTTTCTGTCCTCATGGTCTTAGGGAAGGACGGCCACCCACGTGCCTGCAGACCTCGCCGTCATCGGACTCGGTCACCTCGGCCTGCCCCTCGCCCAAGCCGCCGTCTCAGCCGGTATCCAGACCATCGGCTACGACACCGACCCCCGGGCCTTCGCGGAACTCTCCGCGGGCCGCACCCCCGTCGAGGGATCGCTCACCGCGTCCGACATCCGCCGGATGCTCTCCGGGGGTTTCCGCCTCACCACCAACCAGGCCGAGCTGGGCCGGGTCCGTACCGCCGTGATCTGCGCGCCCACCCCCCTGGGCCCCGACCGCACCCTCGACCTCACCGGCGTGGGCGACGCGGCCCGCGCCCTGGCCGCCCGGCTGCGCCCGCACACCACCGTGCTGCTGGAATCGTCCGTCCCCCCGGGCACCACCGAGAACTTCCTGCTCCCCCTCCTCGAAGAGGGCTCCGGACTGCGCGGCGGACGCGACTTCCACCTCGCCCACTCCCCCAGCCGCCTCGACCCCGGCAACCGCACCCACGTCTACGCCAACACCCCCAAGGTCATCGGCGGCCTGACGCCCGCCTGCACCGAATCGGCCGCCGCCTTCTACAGCCGGCTCACCGACAAGGTCGTCCGCGCCCGCGGCCCGCGCGAGGCCGAGATGACGAAGGTGCTGGAGACCAACTTCCGGCACGTCAACATCGCCCTGGTCAACGAGATGGCCGTGCTCTGCCACGACCTCGGCGTCGACCTGTGGGACGTCATCCGGTGCGCCGAGACCAAACCCTTCGGCTTCCAGCCCTTCCGCCCCGGCCCCGGCGTGGGCGGCCACGGCGTTCCGGTCGACCCGGGCTACCTCCCGTACAACAGCCGCACCCCCGGCCACCCCCTGCGGATGGTCTCGCTCGCGCAGGAGATCAACGACCGGATGCCGCAGTACGTGATCCAGCGCTGCGCCACCCTCCTCAACGAGCACGGCAAGTCCGTCCGCGGCGCCCGGGTCCTCCTCCTCGGCGTCACCTACAAGCCCGACCTCGCCGACCAGGAGGCCTCCCCCGCCCGCGAGATCGCCACCCGGCTGATGGACATGGGAGCCCAGATCGGCTACCACGATCCGCACGTCCTGGACTGGCGCGTACGCGAACTTCCGGTCCCCCGCGCCGATTCGCTGTACGAAGCGGCCTCCAGCGCCGATCTGACGGTGCTGCTCCAGCACCACCGCACGTACGACCTCCAGGGCCTGGCGGTGAAGGCACAACTCCTGCTCGACACCCGCGGCGCGACCCCGGCAGGGGCCGCGCACCGGCTCTGATCGCAGTCCCCCCAAGGATTTTTGTGGGCCGATGTCGGAGCCGACTGCTAGCCTGCGGCGTCACGCATCGCACACTCGTGCGCCACAGTCCCAGGGGGAACCCAACATGAGCACGCCCGTACCACCGCCGAACCAGCCGTACGACGCCCAGCCCCAGGCCGGCAACCCGTACGCCGGCCAGCCCGGCCAGCCCCAGCCCGGCCAGCCCCAGCCCGGTGCCCCGTTCCCGGGCCAGCAGCCCGTCGGCGCTCCGTACGGCGGAGGCGCACCCTTCGGCGGCGGCGCACCGTTCGCTCCGGTGGCACCGGCGCGCAGCAACGTGGGTCTCGGCATCCTCGTCGCGCTCGTCGCGGCACTCGTCGCGGCGGGTATCTACGGCGCGATCATCGGCGCCACGGAGCACGAGATCGGCTACGCGGCCGTGGGTGTCGGCGCCCTCGTCGGCTTCGCCGCCGGCAAGCTCGGCGGCCGCAACCCCGCCCTGCCGGTCATCAGTGGTGTCTTCGCACTGCTCGGCGTGTATCTCGGCCAGCTGCTCGGTGCGGCGATCCTCCTCAGCGACATCGTCCCGCTCTCGGTCTCCGAGATCTTCTTCGATCACTTCAGCGACCTGAGCCAGGCGTGGAAGGAAGAGATCGACTTCCTCGGCGTCGTCTTCTTCGTGGTCGCCGCAGTGGTGGCGTTCTCCACGGCCAAGAAGACGTCCGACTAGTCACGGACCGCACCCGAAACACCGGAGGGCCCGGACCGCGATCGCGGTCCGGGCCCTCCCGTCATGCTCGGAGCACTCAGCGGCGGTGCTGCGAGTCCGCCACCGTGACCTCGACGCGCTGGAACTCCTTGAGGTCGCTGTACCCCGTCGTCGCCATCGCCCGGCGCAGCGCGCCGAAGATGTTCATCGAGCCGTCGGGGGTGTGCGAAGGACCGGTGAGGACCTCCTCCGTCGTGCCGACGGAGCCCAGGTCGACCAGCTTGCCGCGCGGCACGTCCTCGTGGACGGCCTCCATGCCCCAGTGACGGCCGCGGCCCGGCGCGTCCGTCGCGCGGGCGAGCGGGGAGCCCATCATCACGGCGTCCGCACCGCAGGCGATGGCCTTCGGCAGGTCGCCGGACCAGCCCACGCCACCGTCCGCGATCACGTGCACGTACCGGCCGCCGGACTCGTCCATGTAGTCGCGACGGGCACCGGCCACATCGGCGACCGCGGTCGCCATCGGGACCTGGATGCCGAAGACGTTGCGCGTGGTGTGCGCGGCGCCGCCGCCGAAGCCGACGAGGACACCGGCAGCGCCCGTACGCATCAGGTGCAGGGCCGCGGTGTACGTGGCGCAGCCGCCGACGATCACCGGGACGTCCAGCTCGTAGATGAACTGCTTCAGGTTGAGCGGCTCGGCCGCGCCCGAGACGTGCTCGGCGGAGACCGTCGTACCGCGGATGACGAAGATGTCCACGCCCGCGTCGACGACGGCCTTGGAGAACTGGGCGGTGCGCTGCGGGGAGAGCGCGGCGGCGGTGACGACACCGGAGTCGCGCACCTCCTTGATGCGCTGCCCGATCAGCTCCTCCTGGATGGGGGCGGAGTAGATCTCCTGGAGCCGGCGGGTCGCGGACTCGACCGGCATCTCGGCGATCTCGTCCAGGAGCGGCTGCGGGTCGGCGTGCCGGGTCCACAGGCCTTCCAGGTTGAGCACGCCGAGGCCGCCGAGCTCACCGATGCGGATGGCGTGCTGCGGGGAG
This genomic interval from Streptomyces sp. NBC_00464 contains the following:
- a CDS encoding nucleotide sugar dehydrogenase produces the protein MPADLAVIGLGHLGLPLAQAAVSAGIQTIGYDTDPRAFAELSAGRTPVEGSLTASDIRRMLSGGFRLTTNQAELGRVRTAVICAPTPLGPDRTLDLTGVGDAARALAARLRPHTTVLLESSVPPGTTENFLLPLLEEGSGLRGGRDFHLAHSPSRLDPGNRTHVYANTPKVIGGLTPACTESAAAFYSRLTDKVVRARGPREAEMTKVLETNFRHVNIALVNEMAVLCHDLGVDLWDVIRCAETKPFGFQPFRPGPGVGGHGVPVDPGYLPYNSRTPGHPLRMVSLAQEINDRMPQYVIQRCATLLNEHGKSVRGARVLLLGVTYKPDLADQEASPAREIATRLMDMGAQIGYHDPHVLDWRVRELPVPRADSLYEAASSADLTVLLQHHRTYDLQGLAVKAQLLLDTRGATPAGAAHRL
- a CDS encoding GuaB3 family IMP dehydrogenase-related protein, which produces MTEIEIGRGKRGRRAYAFDDIAVVPSRRTRDPKEVSIAWQIDAYRFELPFLAAPMDSVVSPQHAIRIGELGGLGVLNLEGLWTRHADPQPLLDEIAEMPVESATRRLQEIYSAPIQEELIGQRIKEVRDSGVVTAAALSPQRTAQFSKAVVDAGVDIFVIRGTTVSAEHVSGAAEPLNLKQFIYELDVPVIVGGCATYTAALHLMRTGAAGVLVGFGGGAAHTTRNVFGIQVPMATAVADVAGARRDYMDESGGRYVHVIADGGVGWSGDLPKAIACGADAVMMGSPLARATDAPGRGRHWGMEAVHEDVPRGKLVDLGSVGTTEEVLTGPSHTPDGSMNIFGALRRAMATTGYSDLKEFQRVEVTVADSQHRR